A single window of Sandaracinaceae bacterium DNA harbors:
- a CDS encoding DUF3604 domain-containing protein: MRRALWLSLLVLGCDGATELDAGADAAQDSGVDGGVDAGPAVIVRSDEREPCREQNPLRNAYFGDLHVHTAVSFDANAYGTRTRPRDAYRFARGETIGLPPYDAAGAPSRTAQLDRPLDFAAVTDHAEFFGEIDICTDPTSPGYDSTTCRTYRDGDSAIPDYGELTNLLFMPGRTARVCRGNPGLCEARDIAIWEDMQAAAEEFQDRSADCEFTTFVGYEWTGSAGGTNLHRNILFRGRSVQRVPVSYLDAPTAGELWTRLDATCLDTGTPCDLLSIPHNGNLGGGQMFVPVTEDGAAYDAEDAARRARLEPLVEIYQHKGASECVPGLDDPLASEDELCGFEMFHPNLCTGAADDPPDCVGVCNGGGVGFLGGCVGPGDLARGALRTGLAEEARVGVNPFRFGFIGSTDTHVSTAGLVREDGWPGHAGENEDEPADQLQVPEGALVRGRTASPGGLAVIWAEENSREALFDAMRRRETYATSGPRLVVRFFAGWAYPADLCERADALETGYDEGVPMGGALSSAPDGAAPTFFVSALRDAMGAPLQRVQIIKGWLEGGETRERVYEVAGDPDNGASVDEATCAPTGDGFDSLCDVWTDPDFDPTQPAFYYARVLENPTCRWSRYACNALGLDCATLPADSPHAACCDPAIPHTLQERAWTSPVWYSP, from the coding sequence GTGAGACGCGCCCTCTGGCTGTCGCTGCTCGTCCTCGGATGCGACGGCGCGACCGAGCTCGACGCGGGAGCGGACGCGGCCCAGGACAGTGGCGTGGACGGCGGCGTGGACGCGGGCCCGGCGGTGATCGTGCGCTCGGACGAGCGCGAGCCATGCAGAGAGCAAAACCCGCTGCGCAACGCCTACTTCGGCGACCTGCACGTGCACACCGCCGTCAGCTTCGACGCGAACGCCTACGGCACGCGCACGCGGCCCCGCGACGCCTACCGCTTCGCGCGCGGCGAGACGATCGGGCTGCCCCCGTACGACGCGGCGGGAGCGCCGTCCCGCACCGCGCAGCTCGACCGGCCGCTCGACTTCGCGGCCGTGACCGACCACGCCGAGTTCTTCGGCGAGATCGACATCTGCACCGACCCGACCTCGCCCGGCTACGACTCCACCACCTGCCGCACCTACCGCGACGGCGACAGCGCCATCCCCGACTACGGCGAGCTGACCAACCTCCTCTTCATGCCCGGGCGCACCGCGCGCGTCTGCCGCGGCAACCCGGGCCTCTGCGAGGCGCGGGACATCGCCATCTGGGAGGACATGCAGGCCGCGGCGGAGGAGTTCCAGGACCGGAGCGCCGACTGCGAGTTCACGACCTTCGTCGGCTACGAGTGGACCGGCTCCGCCGGCGGCACGAACCTGCACCGCAACATCCTCTTCCGCGGCCGGAGCGTGCAGCGCGTCCCCGTGAGCTACCTCGACGCGCCCACCGCGGGGGAGCTCTGGACCCGGCTCGACGCCACCTGCCTCGACACGGGCACGCCCTGCGATCTCCTGAGCATCCCGCACAATGGCAACCTGGGTGGCGGCCAGATGTTCGTGCCCGTGACCGAAGATGGGGCCGCGTACGACGCCGAGGACGCCGCGCGTCGAGCGCGCCTCGAGCCGCTCGTCGAGATCTACCAGCACAAGGGCGCCAGCGAGTGCGTGCCCGGCCTCGACGACCCGCTCGCGAGCGAAGACGAGCTGTGCGGCTTCGAGATGTTCCACCCGAACCTCTGCACCGGCGCCGCGGACGACCCGCCCGACTGCGTCGGCGTCTGCAACGGCGGCGGCGTCGGCTTCCTCGGCGGCTGCGTCGGGCCCGGCGACCTGGCGCGCGGCGCGCTGCGCACCGGGCTGGCCGAGGAGGCGCGCGTCGGCGTCAACCCGTTCCGGTTCGGCTTCATCGGCAGCACCGACACCCACGTCTCCACCGCCGGCCTCGTGCGTGAAGACGGCTGGCCTGGCCACGCGGGCGAGAACGAGGACGAGCCCGCCGATCAGCTCCAGGTCCCCGAGGGCGCGCTCGTGCGGGGCCGGACCGCGAGCCCCGGCGGCCTCGCCGTGATCTGGGCCGAGGAGAACAGCCGCGAGGCGCTCTTCGACGCCATGCGCCGCCGCGAGACCTACGCCACGAGCGGCCCGCGCCTGGTCGTGCGCTTCTTCGCCGGCTGGGCCTACCCCGCCGACCTCTGCGAGCGCGCCGACGCCCTCGAGACCGGCTACGACGAGGGCGTGCCCATGGGCGGCGCTCTGTCCTCCGCGCCCGACGGCGCCGCGCCCACCTTCTTCGTCAGCGCGCTGCGCGACGCGATGGGGGCGCCGCTCCAGCGGGTCCAGATCATCAAGGGCTGGCTCGAGGGCGGCGAGACCCGCGAGCGCGTCTACGAGGTAGCGGGCGACCCCGACAACGGCGCGAGCGTGGACGAGGCGACGTGCGCCCCGACCGGCGACGGCTTCGACAGCCTCTGCGACGTGTGGACCGACCCCGACTTCGACCCCACCCAGCCCGCCTTCTACTACGCGCGCGTGCTGGAGAACCCGACCTGTCGCTGGAGCCGCTACGCGTGCAACGCGCTCGGCCTCGACTGCGCGACGCTCCCCGCGGACTCGCCCCACGCCGCGTGCTGCGACCCCGCGATCCCGCACACCCTGCAGGAGCGCGCGTGGACCTCGCCCGTTTGGTATTCGCCGTGA
- a CDS encoding 4-hydroxyphenylacetate 3-hydroxylase N-terminal domain-containing protein has product MKTAAEYIASLRARTLEIWVDGERIPDPVDHPKVRPAINAVAATYAVAHGPHAALASAHSELIDAPVNRFTHLFTSPDDLIKKVEIQRVLGRLTGTCFQRCVGMDGINALFIATWEASEEKHARFVKWLEGVQRRDEMLNGAMTDPKGDRGKRPPEQPDAYVRVVGRRDGGVVIRGAKVHQTGAANAHQILLMPGQALREGEEDFAIACAMPVDAEGVRMVLGRQPSDGRKGGPDAGNARFGGQECVVIFDDVFVPEERVFLDGDLPACATLVESFAGFHRASYGGCKPGNFDVLIGASDLLAREHGVRRASHVRDKLVEMAHLAETVHGVGLAASAKSTAHASGIWEVDPVLANVCKQNVTRLPYEIGRLAEDLAGGAISTLPSLADRTHPELAELLAPAFGSEARAKALRLVEYMTYGAGAVPFRIECMHGAGSPQAQRIVLERTLDWDAKVQRARVLAGLDDDEELPDIR; this is encoded by the coding sequence ATGAAGACCGCCGCCGAATACATCGCGAGCCTCCGAGCGCGAACGCTCGAGATCTGGGTCGACGGCGAGCGGATCCCCGATCCCGTCGACCACCCCAAGGTCCGCCCCGCCATCAACGCCGTCGCGGCCACCTACGCCGTCGCGCACGGCCCGCACGCCGCCCTCGCCTCGGCGCACTCCGAGCTCATCGACGCGCCCGTGAACCGCTTCACGCACCTGTTCACCTCGCCCGACGACCTCATCAAGAAGGTGGAGATCCAGCGCGTCCTCGGGAGGCTGACCGGCACCTGCTTCCAGCGCTGCGTCGGCATGGACGGCATCAACGCCCTCTTCATCGCGACGTGGGAGGCGAGCGAGGAGAAGCACGCGCGCTTCGTGAAGTGGCTCGAGGGCGTGCAGCGTCGGGACGAGATGCTCAACGGCGCCATGACCGACCCGAAGGGCGACCGCGGCAAGCGCCCGCCCGAGCAGCCCGACGCCTACGTCCGCGTCGTCGGGCGGAGAGACGGCGGCGTCGTGATCCGCGGCGCGAAGGTGCACCAGACCGGCGCCGCGAACGCGCATCAGATCTTGCTCATGCCCGGCCAGGCCCTGCGGGAGGGCGAGGAGGACTTCGCGATCGCCTGCGCCATGCCCGTCGACGCCGAGGGCGTGCGCATGGTGCTCGGCCGCCAGCCCTCGGACGGGCGCAAGGGCGGCCCCGACGCCGGCAACGCGCGCTTCGGCGGCCAGGAGTGCGTGGTGATCTTCGACGACGTCTTCGTGCCGGAGGAGCGCGTCTTCCTCGACGGCGATCTTCCCGCGTGCGCGACGCTCGTCGAGAGCTTCGCGGGCTTTCATCGCGCGAGCTACGGCGGCTGCAAGCCGGGCAACTTCGACGTCCTGATCGGGGCCAGCGATCTCCTCGCCCGCGAGCACGGCGTGCGGCGCGCGAGCCACGTCCGGGACAAGCTCGTCGAGATGGCGCACCTCGCCGAGACCGTGCACGGCGTCGGCCTCGCGGCGAGCGCCAAGAGCACCGCGCACGCGAGCGGCATCTGGGAGGTCGACCCCGTGCTCGCGAACGTCTGCAAGCAGAACGTCACGCGCCTGCCGTACGAGATCGGCCGGCTGGCCGAGGACCTCGCGGGCGGCGCCATCAGCACCCTCCCCTCGCTCGCCGACCGCACCCACCCGGAGCTCGCCGAGCTGCTCGCGCCCGCCTTCGGGAGCGAGGCGCGGGCCAAGGCGCTCCGGCTCGTCGAGTACATGACCTACGGCGCGGGCGCGGTGCCCTTCCGCATCGAGTGCATGCACGGCGCGGGCTCGCCCCAGGCGCAGCGGATCGTGCTCGAGCGCACCCTCGACTGGGACGCGAAGGTCCAGCGCGCCCGCGTGCTCGCCGGCCTCGACGACGACGAAGAGCTCCCGGATATCAGATAG
- a CDS encoding fibrinogen-like YCDxxxxGGGW domain-containing protein, with protein sequence MMKLTWKTSWPLCLALVTTLAAIGCDDGVDDSDSGPMMTDGGTDAGPTESCDDGEMNQDETDVDCGGSTCDACRVGEMCGAPSDCTTMLCDMGACQPMPTCDDGAMNGMETDVDCGGMMCAACDEGEMCGENDDCTTAFCDGGTCTTPVCGDGAVEGLETCDEGSGGTPMETADCDVDCTAVMCGDGLQNISALEECDGDGAGMGGETATCDVDCTLVMCGDGVVNATAGEDCDGDGAGTGGETATCNSDCTAHMCGDGVLNMTAGEDCDDGNTVDGDGCESDCTVSRLDVTIAADATFDTDAGTLDGAAVDGWVPGSTTWFVAGFTVSAGATLTVTGANPFLVNASGDVTIDGAVDVSGAVGEDGTGCNAVGGVGGAGGPGGFAGGAGGGLGVGGGMPTLDGAPGAGPGAGGAGTGDNNGGGGAGHIADGTPGEGSSSSTSGMPGAAGLFYFTPTTFQGGSGGGGGSVDDDGPVGMWDSGDDGGGGGGGGGGAVWFDATGAITVTGTIDASGGDGGDDGCGAAGGGGGSGGWIRLYSGMGLPTTLGATLDVSGGVGGPGSNADGGAGAGGRLETGMRPLCMDGIRNGEETDIDCGGTTCAPCALRDTCSVDTDCVAGAACTAGVCLAATCSDTVLSGMETDVDCGGPECLPCEAGESCAADTDCVSGACTGAVCEALPVSCAAILAASPGAPDGAYSIRPDASAPAVMVYCDMTTDGGGWTLVASSLDTTLNDEAGMYYSDLALPSPTMPNTGVWTGMRTVIAANSDIRFTCRQTPGLGAYDVDLSFRDRPWYREITTGTDADSCFSEGNGSGHDGDGARCDNIAGMCVPDGTPWSAGFLEGEDGCGSTDDFTVDFSDRGMDGNQSDGTDWGEDDGSRKCGTSGLSGGEWHIWVREP encoded by the coding sequence ATGATGAAACTGACTTGGAAGACGAGCTGGCCCCTGTGCCTCGCGCTCGTCACGACGCTCGCGGCCATCGGCTGCGATGACGGCGTGGACGACAGCGACAGCGGCCCGATGATGACCGACGGCGGCACCGACGCGGGTCCGACAGAGAGCTGCGACGACGGCGAGATGAACCAGGACGAGACCGACGTCGACTGCGGCGGCTCCACCTGTGACGCCTGTCGCGTGGGCGAGATGTGCGGCGCCCCGAGCGACTGCACGACGATGCTCTGCGACATGGGCGCCTGTCAGCCCATGCCGACCTGCGACGACGGCGCCATGAACGGCATGGAGACCGACGTCGACTGCGGCGGCATGATGTGCGCGGCCTGCGACGAGGGCGAGATGTGCGGCGAGAACGACGACTGCACCACCGCCTTCTGCGACGGCGGCACCTGCACCACGCCGGTCTGCGGTGATGGCGCGGTCGAGGGCCTCGAGACCTGCGACGAAGGCAGCGGCGGCACCCCGATGGAGACGGCCGACTGCGACGTGGACTGCACCGCCGTGATGTGCGGCGACGGCCTCCAGAACATCAGCGCGCTCGAGGAGTGCGACGGCGACGGCGCGGGCATGGGCGGCGAGACCGCCACCTGCGACGTGGACTGCACCCTCGTGATGTGCGGCGACGGCGTCGTCAACGCCACGGCCGGCGAGGACTGCGACGGCGACGGCGCGGGCACCGGCGGCGAGACCGCCACCTGCAACTCCGACTGCACCGCCCACATGTGCGGCGACGGAGTGCTGAACATGACGGCGGGCGAGGACTGCGACGACGGCAACACCGTCGACGGCGACGGATGTGAGTCCGACTGCACCGTCTCGCGGCTCGACGTCACCATCGCGGCCGACGCGACCTTCGACACCGACGCGGGCACCCTCGACGGCGCCGCGGTCGATGGCTGGGTCCCCGGCAGCACCACGTGGTTCGTGGCGGGCTTCACCGTGAGCGCGGGCGCGACCCTCACGGTCACGGGCGCCAACCCGTTCCTCGTGAACGCCAGCGGTGACGTGACCATCGACGGCGCGGTCGACGTCTCCGGCGCGGTCGGCGAAGACGGCACCGGCTGCAACGCGGTCGGCGGCGTCGGTGGCGCGGGCGGCCCGGGCGGCTTCGCCGGCGGAGCCGGCGGCGGTCTCGGCGTGGGCGGCGGGATGCCGACCCTCGACGGGGCGCCCGGCGCGGGCCCCGGCGCGGGTGGCGCGGGCACGGGTGACAACAACGGCGGCGGCGGCGCTGGCCACATCGCCGACGGGACGCCCGGCGAGGGGTCCTCGTCCTCGACGAGCGGCATGCCCGGCGCGGCCGGCCTCTTCTACTTCACCCCGACCACGTTCCAGGGCGGCTCGGGCGGCGGCGGCGGCTCCGTCGACGACGACGGCCCGGTGGGCATGTGGGACAGCGGTGACGACGGCGGCGGCGGCGGCGGCGGCGGCGGTGGCGCCGTCTGGTTCGACGCGACCGGCGCGATCACCGTCACCGGCACCATCGACGCCAGCGGCGGCGACGGCGGCGACGACGGCTGCGGCGCGGCCGGCGGCGGCGGCGGCTCGGGCGGCTGGATCCGCCTCTACAGCGGGATGGGCCTGCCCACCACGCTCGGCGCGACCCTCGACGTCTCCGGCGGCGTGGGCGGCCCCGGCAGCAACGCCGACGGCGGCGCCGGCGCCGGCGGCCGCCTCGAGACGGGCATGCGTCCGCTCTGCATGGACGGCATCCGGAACGGCGAGGAGACCGACATCGATTGCGGCGGCACGACGTGCGCGCCGTGTGCGTTGCGGGACACGTGTTCGGTAGACACCGATTGCGTCGCCGGCGCTGCCTGCACGGCTGGCGTCTGCCTCGCCGCCACCTGCTCCGACACGGTCCTCAGCGGCATGGAGACGGACGTCGACTGCGGCGGGCCGGAGTGCCTCCCGTGCGAGGCCGGAGAGAGCTGTGCAGCCGACACCGACTGCGTGTCGGGCGCATGCACGGGAGCGGTCTGCGAAGCCCTCCCGGTGAGCTGCGCCGCCATCTTGGCGGCCTCCCCCGGCGCGCCGGACGGCGCCTACTCCATCCGCCCGGACGCATCCGCGCCGGCCGTGATGGTGTACTGCGACATGACGACGGACGGCGGCGGCTGGACGTTGGTCGCGTCCAGCCTCGACACGACCCTCAACGACGAGGCGGGCATGTACTACTCGGACCTGGCCCTCCCGAGCCCGACCATGCCCAACACGGGCGTCTGGACGGGCATGCGCACCGTCATTGCCGCCAACAGCGATATCCGCTTCACCTGTCGCCAGACCCCGGGGCTCGGCGCCTATGACGTGGACCTCTCGTTCCGTGACCGCCCCTGGTATCGCGAGATCACCACCGGGACCGACGCGGACAGCTGCTTCAGCGAAGGCAACGGGAGCGGCCACGACGGCGACGGCGCTCGCTGCGACAACATCGCGGGCATGTGCGTGCCGGACGGGACGCCCTGGTCCGCAGGCTTCCTCGAGGGTGAGGACGGCTGCGGCTCTACGGACGACTTCACCGTCGACTTCTCCGATCGCGGCATGGACGGCAACCAGTCGGACGGCACCGACTGGGGCGAGGACGACGGGAGCCGCAAGTGCGGCACGAGCGGCCTGAGCGGCGGCGAGTGGCACATCTGGGTCCGCGAGCCCTGA
- a CDS encoding enoyl-CoA hydratase/isomerase family protein — translation MTETRVKTDDLSGVRLLTLSRPEKKNAFDVTQAEQLWAAIEAAEADDAVRVIAVTAEGDYFTGGADITIFRDFASLDPDSVKQVAGLYEPLRACTKPTVAILQGHCVGMGVTMLPSFDLVYAADHVTFTTPFVKIGLVQEYGSSHTLPRLIGLQRAKELLLRATPLDAQTAADWGLVTRLFPAATLREEALKIATELAGNPPGAVAQAKRLLDVGVMASFDEACRAEDDVLATRYGSPENVAAVTAILSRKKKA, via the coding sequence ATGACCGAGACGCGGGTGAAGACCGACGACCTGAGCGGGGTGCGGCTGCTGACGCTGAGCCGGCCGGAGAAGAAGAACGCGTTCGACGTGACCCAGGCGGAGCAGCTCTGGGCGGCGATCGAGGCGGCGGAGGCGGACGACGCGGTGCGGGTCATCGCGGTCACCGCCGAGGGCGACTACTTCACCGGCGGCGCCGACATCACGATCTTCCGCGACTTCGCCTCGCTCGACCCCGACTCGGTCAAGCAGGTCGCGGGGCTCTACGAGCCGCTGCGCGCGTGCACCAAGCCGACGGTGGCCATCCTCCAGGGGCACTGCGTCGGCATGGGCGTGACCATGCTGCCGAGCTTCGACCTCGTCTACGCGGCGGACCACGTCACCTTCACCACGCCGTTCGTGAAGATCGGGCTCGTGCAGGAGTACGGCAGCTCGCACACATTGCCCCGGCTCATCGGCCTGCAGCGCGCGAAGGAGCTGCTGCTGCGCGCGACGCCGCTCGACGCGCAGACCGCCGCCGACTGGGGCCTGGTCACGCGCCTGTTCCCCGCCGCGACCCTGCGCGAGGAGGCGCTGAAGATCGCGACCGAGCTGGCCGGCAACCCGCCCGGCGCGGTGGCGCAGGCCAAGCGGCTGCTCGACGTGGGCGTGATGGCGAGCTTCGACGAGGCCTGCCGCGCCGAGGACGACGTGCTGGCCACCCGCTACGGCTCGCCGGAGAACGTCGCGGCCGTCACCGCCATCCTGTCGCGCAAGAAGAAAGCGTGA
- a CDS encoding Rpn family recombination-promoting nuclease/putative transposase, with amino-acid sequence MDEEATHPSPHDALFKRVFGDVERGGALLRSLLPEALTRAVDWSTLELRPSESVGPELRGLSSDLVFSGRMADRWVLFHVLVEHQSTPDPRMPYRVAEYLVRLWHSHGEVVDGRLELPLIVPIVVYHGARPWRVPLDLGATLSINAHLASELGSLTPRLCYLLDDLSQLDVAELKARGLPAFATLAIWALRSAFDRGFVSTAADLSGLFDQVAAADDAAQALASLIGYIGFISRPGEDLLAQVRTHLSPRVREEVMELEEMLGRKRQEEGHALGRQEGRVELLTKLLRLKFGALDAETERRVQGGDEVELDRWAERVLTAERLADVFA; translated from the coding sequence ATGGACGAGGAGGCCACGCACCCTTCCCCGCACGACGCGCTCTTCAAGCGTGTCTTCGGGGACGTCGAGCGTGGCGGCGCGCTGCTCCGGTCCCTCCTGCCCGAGGCGCTGACCCGCGCGGTCGACTGGTCGACCCTCGAGCTGCGACCGTCGGAGAGCGTCGGCCCCGAGCTGCGCGGGCTCTCGAGCGACCTCGTCTTCTCGGGTCGCATGGCCGACCGATGGGTCCTCTTCCACGTGCTCGTGGAGCACCAGAGCACGCCCGACCCGCGGATGCCCTACCGCGTCGCCGAGTACCTCGTGCGCCTGTGGCACTCCCACGGCGAAGTCGTCGACGGCCGGCTCGAGCTGCCGCTGATCGTCCCGATCGTCGTCTATCACGGCGCGCGCCCCTGGAGGGTGCCGCTGGACCTCGGCGCGACGCTCTCGATCAACGCTCACCTCGCGTCGGAGCTCGGCTCGCTCACGCCGCGGCTCTGCTACCTGCTGGACGACCTCAGCCAGCTGGACGTGGCGGAGCTGAAGGCCCGGGGACTGCCCGCGTTCGCCACCCTGGCCATCTGGGCGTTGAGGAGCGCCTTCGATCGCGGCTTCGTCTCGACCGCAGCGGACCTCTCGGGGCTCTTCGACCAGGTCGCCGCGGCCGACGACGCGGCCCAGGCGTTGGCGAGCCTCATTGGCTATATTGGATTCATCAGCCGCCCGGGTGAGGACCTCCTCGCGCAGGTCCGGACACATCTGAGCCCTCGGGTACGGGAGGAAGTCATGGAGCTCGAAGAGATGCTCGGCCGCAAGAGGCAGGAGGAGGGACACGCCCTGGGGCGTCAGGAGGGGCGAGTCGAGCTCCTCACGAAGCTCCTTCGACTGAAATTCGGCGCCCTGGATGCCGAGACCGAGCGCCGCGTTCAGGGCGGCGACGAGGTCGAGCTGGATCGCTGGGCCGAGCGGGTGCTGACCGCGGAGCGACTCGCGGACGTGTTCGCGTAG
- a CDS encoding addiction module protein, with product MADAAKSISRDDEIDRLWRDEIRRRIEALRSGEASLIDGDEALAAIRARIVERQKR from the coding sequence GTGGCCGACGCTGCGAAGTCAATCTCCCGCGATGACGAGATCGATCGCCTGTGGAGAGACGAGATTCGTCGCCGAATCGAGGCGCTACGTTCGGGTGAGGCGAGTCTCATTGACGGCGACGAAGCGCTCGCCGCGATTCGTGCGCGCATCGTCGAGCGTCAGAAGCGCTGA
- a CDS encoding CRTAC1 family protein, which yields MIGRLSLAFVLAACTPPTPRAADAELPQRDASAALDPAPLLGAHAEARISSPRPGSDGGAPPSACGIVEGGACASCGVLECIADWPTCHAEAPCLLFEEGTPIAWPRDTPADEWGSGVAIGHLDDDGRLDIVSGAPDGLWVSWGRGGGTSARLSHDERLAHVAAVTIIDADGDGLREILATTQPPNGGVHLLRRTEAAAEYFRDPSALRGVSVTSPGGPAWADYDGDGDLDVFVPCYLDEPSLLLRNDGGTFVDVAVEAGVSDPEAASLQAHWLDYDEDGDPDLFVANDKGVTTGIPSRLFRNDAGRFTDVTAALGLERLANAMGVAVGDLDGDLRLDLHVTTIGYLDGGQMLFLGREEGFEDAAAEWHAQATRWYGWGNLLIDYDNDGDLDAIVAGTQPREVWMAENVGGALVEIGEIASSLPEEGQVGLATADLDGDGRLDLVFWIWERGPRAGSVAMVRRFYNRHPSAGHWLRVQLRDRGPNATAIGARVHLETTDGAQLRVLDAGGSFFSSSEPVLHFGLGARMHADRIEVTWPDGGVTRLAGPIPADQTLTIDRRP from the coding sequence ATGATCGGTCGGCTCTCCTTGGCGTTCGTGCTGGCGGCGTGCACGCCACCCACGCCCAGAGCCGCCGACGCGGAGCTCCCTCAACGGGACGCCAGCGCCGCCCTCGACCCAGCACCGCTCCTCGGGGCGCACGCGGAGGCACGGATCTCCTCGCCGCGGCCTGGCAGCGACGGCGGCGCGCCCCCTTCGGCGTGCGGGATCGTCGAAGGCGGCGCGTGCGCGAGCTGTGGCGTGTTGGAGTGCATCGCCGACTGGCCGACGTGTCACGCGGAGGCTCCCTGCCTGCTCTTCGAGGAGGGCACCCCGATCGCGTGGCCGCGCGACACGCCGGCCGACGAGTGGGGGAGCGGCGTGGCGATCGGACACCTCGACGACGACGGCCGTTTGGACATCGTCAGCGGCGCGCCCGATGGGCTGTGGGTCTCGTGGGGCCGAGGCGGCGGGACCTCCGCGCGACTCTCGCACGACGAACGGCTGGCGCACGTCGCCGCGGTGACGATCATCGACGCGGACGGAGACGGGCTGCGCGAGATCCTCGCCACGACCCAACCGCCGAACGGCGGCGTGCATCTCCTCCGACGCACCGAGGCGGCGGCCGAGTACTTCCGCGACCCGAGCGCGCTCCGCGGTGTCTCGGTGACCTCGCCCGGCGGTCCCGCCTGGGCGGACTACGACGGGGACGGCGACCTCGACGTGTTCGTGCCCTGCTACCTGGACGAGCCGTCACTCCTCCTCCGCAACGACGGCGGGACCTTCGTCGACGTGGCCGTCGAAGCGGGCGTGTCCGATCCAGAGGCCGCGTCGCTCCAGGCGCACTGGCTCGACTACGACGAGGACGGCGACCCCGACCTCTTCGTCGCCAACGACAAGGGCGTGACCACGGGCATCCCGTCTCGGCTCTTTCGCAACGACGCTGGACGCTTCACCGACGTGACCGCCGCGCTCGGCCTCGAGCGCCTGGCGAACGCGATGGGGGTGGCGGTGGGAGACCTCGACGGCGACCTCCGCCTGGACCTCCACGTGACGACCATCGGGTATCTGGACGGCGGACAGATGCTGTTCCTCGGACGCGAGGAGGGCTTCGAGGACGCGGCCGCCGAGTGGCACGCGCAGGCGACTCGCTGGTACGGGTGGGGAAACCTCCTGATCGACTACGACAACGACGGTGACCTCGACGCGATCGTGGCGGGGACACAGCCCCGCGAGGTCTGGATGGCGGAGAACGTCGGAGGCGCGCTGGTCGAGATCGGCGAGATCGCCTCGAGTCTCCCCGAGGAGGGGCAGGTCGGATTGGCCACGGCAGACCTGGACGGCGACGGCCGCCTGGATCTCGTCTTCTGGATCTGGGAGCGAGGCCCGCGGGCTGGCTCCGTCGCGATGGTGCGTCGTTTCTACAACCGCCACCCGTCGGCGGGGCACTGGCTGCGTGTGCAGCTTCGAGACCGGGGACCCAACGCCACGGCCATCGGTGCGCGCGTCCACCTCGAGACCACCGACGGAGCGCAGCTCCGCGTGCTCGACGCCGGCGGCTCGTTCTTCTCGTCGTCGGAGCCGGTCCTGCACTTCGGCCTCGGCGCGCGGATGCACGCGGACCGCATCGAGGTCACCTGGCCCGACGGCGGCGTCACCCGCCTCGCGGGTCCGATACCGGCCGACCAAACGCTCACGATCGACCGCCGCCCGTGA